One window from the genome of Amycolatopsis sp. NBC_01480 encodes:
- a CDS encoding glycosyltransferase, which translates to MTGHLLPLLPIADAAVAAGHEVAVLSAKDVTDQVAPLTVLAAGPNQSAMVDEALRRTGAHPAYPGPSTIEYFASVRIDFGLDEALAQARGFAPDLIVCEEVDFLGPLVATILGVPWAENTVGAPLPEEFAGGLKQRSLANYEARSLTPAPRIALLDSYPDVLLGQGRRPDADRIRVRPVANEHGGSAYTPPAFASDRPRVLVTLGTTVTVTVPEAKDELAAMVSAVIGAGCDVIVTEGADLLPADLDHDRVRTVGFVPLSKLLPEVDLVVSAGGTGTLLSALSQGIPLVLRPYIADQPQNAALTAAAGAAVAIENPADAGTAARRVLDDPAYRTAAKAVAAELASTSSPAEALDELIARCAQGA; encoded by the coding sequence ATGACGGGTCATCTGCTGCCGCTGCTGCCGATCGCCGACGCGGCCGTCGCTGCCGGGCACGAGGTGGCTGTCCTCTCGGCGAAGGACGTGACCGACCAGGTCGCGCCGCTGACGGTCCTCGCCGCCGGCCCGAACCAGTCGGCGATGGTCGATGAGGCCCTGCGCCGCACCGGGGCCCACCCGGCCTACCCCGGTCCCTCCACCATCGAGTACTTCGCCAGCGTGCGCATCGATTTCGGCCTCGACGAGGCGCTGGCGCAGGCGCGCGGCTTCGCCCCGGACCTGATCGTGTGCGAGGAAGTCGATTTCCTGGGCCCGCTGGTGGCAACCATCCTGGGCGTGCCCTGGGCCGAGAACACGGTCGGCGCCCCGCTGCCCGAAGAGTTCGCAGGGGGATTGAAACAGCGATCGCTGGCGAACTACGAGGCCCGCTCGCTGACCCCGGCCCCGCGGATTGCGCTGCTGGACTCCTACCCGGACGTGCTGCTGGGCCAGGGTCGCAGGCCAGACGCCGACCGAATCAGGGTCCGGCCCGTCGCCAACGAGCACGGGGGATCGGCGTACACGCCGCCCGCCTTCGCATCGGACCGCCCGCGCGTGCTGGTCACGTTGGGGACGACCGTCACGGTCACGGTCCCGGAGGCCAAGGACGAACTGGCGGCCATGGTGTCCGCCGTCATAGGGGCCGGCTGTGACGTGATCGTGACGGAGGGCGCGGACCTGCTGCCCGCCGACCTCGACCACGACCGCGTGCGGACGGTCGGCTTCGTCCCGCTGTCGAAGCTGCTGCCCGAGGTCGATCTCGTCGTTTCGGCGGGTGGTACGGGCACCCTGCTCTCCGCGCTGTCGCAGGGCATCCCCCTGGTGCTCCGCCCGTACATCGCCGACCAGCCGCAGAACGCCGCCCTCACCGCGGCCGCCGGCGCCGCCGTGGCCATCGAAAACCCGGCCGACGCCGGTACCGCCGCCCGCCGCGTCCTGGACGACCCCGCCTACCGGACGGCCGCCAAGGCAGTAGCGGCCGAACTCGCGTCGACGAGCTCCCCGGCGGAGGCGCTGGACGAGCTGATCGCCCGGTGCGCTCAGGGGGCCTGA